A segment of the Phaenicophaeus curvirostris isolate KB17595 chromosome 20, BPBGC_Pcur_1.0, whole genome shotgun sequence genome:
TCAATAACTGGCTGTACAGCACTGCCCAAACTGTGAAAATGAGGATGACCCCCTCAAGACTCAGcaaatggtttggttttgaaatgaAGTTGCCACTGTACAGCAGATTGATACACGGGACCTGTGGAAGCTGgaggtgagagagagagagttgtTGTGTTTGTGGATGTGGGGAGGTCTCTGTGTCCTGTCCAGATGTTGAGCTTTGAAAGAGGTGAAAGCAAATCACTCTGTGAATGGAGCATTGAGGGGCATGGGGCGGTCTGGCAGATCCAGCAGAGTGGTGATGATGGCGAGGTACGGGGTTATTTAGTCTGCGGTCTCTGTCACAGACTGGAGAGGTCTTGAAATAAAATAGAGGTTGTTTGAAAGAGGAGAGACGTTTAATTTTTCACCAGATTCACTGAGGCTGGAAGAAGTGATCAGCTTAATTTGAAATGAGAAAGattcagtttttatttgctCTTTACCAGGAAGGCTGAGGGGCTGTGGAGGCTCCAGCATAGCCACTGCTGAAGTCCTGCTGTCCCCGTGTCCTGGGGCTGTGTGGTTGGATTTTGGCCCCTAACTGTTGGCTCTAGAAGCTGGTTTCATCATGTTGGAAGGATGAGGTCTCCTTTGGCAGTGGGGTGAGAGCGTCCCTTCATGAGAAGGCTGCAATGGGAGCTCATCAGTTAAATATCATAGAgctaaggttgaaaaagacctctaagatcatcaaatctAGCCATCAGAGAGTTAACAGTGGgaagcagaaaacagacaaagcaCAAGTGAAGAAAGACAGGGAGACTTTACAAATAGCTTTGCCATGGTTTATGTTAAGTCAGAACTTACTTCTGCATAGAAACTAGTGAACGAAACTCAAGAGAATCCTCAAGCTGCCTTAACTCCAATTTGCATACAACAAATCCCCTGCTGGCACAAGCTGAATGTACAGTGAACACAACACTTCCCAGAGCGGAGAGGTCTGCATTTGCATTCACTTATACTTCATTCAttctcatttcagtttttaGAAGAGCTTCCTTTTTAAATAGGGCTGGATTGAGAGCATGTCAGCTGGGTTCCGCAAACAGAAGCACCTTCAGTCTGTGTTGGGATCCTGCCAGTGTCCTCTTTACGTTTTACAGTCAAATAGTTCCCTATTACTTGTAAGCCTTTGCCTCTCtcaaatttatttctgctttactAGATTGGCTTTGTATTCGCTGTTAATTACTGTTCTCTGTGCTGGTTTTAAGGAGGTTAAAtttctaatcatagaatcatagaatggtttgggttggaagaaacctcaaagcccatccagttccaaccccccaggGATGgtcagggacacatcccactagttcaggttgctccaagccccgtcaaacctgtccttgaacagctccagggatggcacagccacaacttcccagggcaacctgggccagggcctcaccagtctcatagtgaagaaactcctcctcatgtccaatctcaatctgcccctctccagtttatacccattgccccctagtcctatcactccaagtctttgtaaacagtccctcctcagctttcttgtaaccccttcaggtactggaaggttgctctgaggtctcctctgagccttctcttctccaggttgagcaaccccaactctctcagcctgtcctgatatGGGAGCAgcttcagccctcggatcatccttgtagcctcctctgggcccattccaacaggTTTAAGGCTCAGGTTTTGGTAGGTGGGATAGGAATGTTGCAGACACATCGTAGCATCTCCGGAGCACAGATATAAAGGCATGTGTGCAAACACAATTGTCCAGCAACTTATTGTCCAGCTAGAATCTAAAATGTGATGTTTATTGGAATATATTAATCACTGAATATTTTATAGACTGTTCTGTAGGAGCTGTGGCTACAGGATACCTGCTTGGATTGCAAGATACCTGGCAGGATCTTGCCTGCCTGACAAAAATACTGAAACTATGGACCCAATAAGCTGATCAGAAAACAAAGACCTGCCAAAGGTTTCTGAGCATGTGGCTTGAGGACTGAAGTCAGGAAGAGTCAGGCTAGGAGACCTTGACTCCACACAGCCTGACCTGCACGTCCATTGTCTCTTTTGGGCCAGGTCTGCAAGTTCAGGCTGGGTGGAAAATGATCTCAGAAAAATAACTGGAAAACTTTGCATTCCTTTAGGTTGGTTTTAGCTGCCATGGAGATTCCTCCTCAGTTCTTTAGACACACATGAAGCAGATGCTTTGAAAACTTTCAGAGGGAAAGGCTGTCAGTCTAAAAGTTTCTAAAAATGTAATAGCATGTGgccttttttctgcttcagagcaGGAAAACTGGGATTGCTTTAAACCTGGAATTGTATTTTTTTGATTTTGCCCCAACACCCCTCCTGGATGAACAGGATTTTTCTGCTTGTGCTGATGGGGCGAGGTGTTGATGCCAAGATCAGCCCACCCTCCCACATCTTGCTAAACAAGAGACGTATGGTGTATGCGCTGCAGGTATTTCTGAGTGGTGCTTTCAAGTTTATTGCCCCCACAGAGTTTTACCGCAGGCATTTTCATGCAGTGAGCCGACAGTGCTTTTTCCAAGCACTTTGCTTATCATATTCTCTCCCTGTCAGGATCCTTGCATGGGCAAGAAGGGGTGGAAATGAAGCCAAAACTTTTGATGAGGAGCATTTGCAAAAGAACCTAAAGGTTTGCATGGTCCTGGTTTGGGTGGGGATTTGAGCTGGGGCTTGAGCTAGTGACAACAGCAAGAAGGTTTATCTGGTTTCTCAACACCTGGACGAAGTTAGTGTGTGAGTTGCCAGTTTCCAGTGTAACAAGATCCCATGTGGGTAAGCGGTTTTGAAGTCAGCCCAGTTCCCTGTGCAGCCACGTGATGTACTGAACACATTGCTCAGCAATGTCTGGAGCAAGCAGGGTTGCATAAATCCATGCCTCCAAGAGAGGAACGGCATTTCCTTCAGGAAATGGACACAAGCACTGCAATGAAGCTgcctttttttaactgtttgctAAGACTAACTCAGTGAGATACTTGGTTCACTCTGCTCCCGGAGTCCGTGGATTTTTTTGGTGAGCTGTGAAGCCACAATTCCCAGGCTTACGAGTCTCCTGTCTATGGTATCTCTCAGCATTAGCTCTTTGCATGAAAGTAAATCACTTCTCTAGCATGTGAAGCTGCTCTGGGGATCCGTCTGGCTCTGTGTCTGAGCCTGCTGCTTTGCTTCTGAGtccagcagctggagaggaAGCTTGTACCCACCCTCTGTATCAGCGCAGACTCCTGTTTTGAGGAGAGCTCCAATCTCCACCCTGTGTGTTGTCCCTATGTTTCCGTCCTTTAACACGACCTTTTGCTGAATACACAGTGAGTATCTCAGCCTTGAGATCTTCATTCACCTCTTCTGATTTCTCCAGGCTCTGTCATTGGTGTTTGGCTTTGACTAATATTCGCAGCAGCTAATCTGATGCAACTTTGGGACTCCTGCTGTGTGAGTCCTACCCGGCTGATCCgggaaaaggaggagggcagCCGCTTGCTTGTGCCACTCTTCAGATCTTCACGACCTTTAGGGTCCAGCTCGAGCTCTGGACTCCCACCCTGCAAAAGGTAGGCCAAGCTCCTGTGGTGGGATCTTCTACCAAGGCTGCACCTTCAGTAGGAAACACTTTAGAGGAACTCTAGAGGGTTAAAACCACAGTTCTGAAACCAGCCTAGGGAAAAGTCACATGCACAAGGGAGATTTTGCAAGTTGGTGCTTGCGGCTCTGGGTAACGAGAGGGAGTGCAGGGGAGCAGGCTTCTTGCCTTGGGTGAGCTGTGCCTGGTTAGCCCGTGGTCCCTGGGAGACGCAGGGAAGAGAACGACCTTCCCCAGCACATGCTGTGCTGTGGGACCAGAGACTTCCCTGCTTGGTGGTGGGACAGCGTGGGGCCTGGGCAGTGTGGAGAGGGAGGGTGGCAGATAAAGGACAGTGAGGATGAGAAGAGATTTGAGCCGGCTCTCCAGGACCAGGAGGTGAGCTGGACCAGGTAAGCCTCTGCTATGGAAATGAAGCAGAAGGACTTGCTGAGCATTTCTCTGCTGTCTAGCAAGGGCTTGGAGGTGTCCTAAAATGAAGGTCCATAGCCTGAAGGAGAAAATCATCAAAGAGATGTTGGTATTGCATCAAGAATAAAAAGAGATGTAGAGAGACTCAGAGCCTGGGGAATGCAGGAGATGAGAGGATGCCACTCGTGTTGGCAcagaaggaggtggaggaagatCTGTCCTAAACCAGACACTTGTTCTGCAGTAAAAATCAACAGAGCCAAACGAGGCTGTACTGCATAAAGAGGTGAAATCAAAGCTGCTTTTTCCCATGAGCTTATCCTGTTTGGGGAAGGCTGtttccctcctgcagcccttGGATGGGCTGAGGAAAGCTGAGCTGCCCTGACCCTTCTGCACCATTTGGCATCTTCTCCTGGGTACTGTCCTCCAGGGACACAGAATGCTTGACATGTAAGCCAGAGGGCCTTGATTCATCTCTAACATAATGCAAGAGAGTAGTAtgttttaattagttttttcttttgtttcctctgattttttcattctctgctttgctgctggtttttgtgggcttttctgtcttgtttttcaCTTTCACTTCAGCTTGGTGCGAACCTGAAGGGATTGAAGgcaaaaagggaaaggagggagaaaattCACTGTTTGAATCCACCTTGCAGTGCTGGGAGACGTGCTCTGTAACACATGCTCTGCAAGGACATGGCACTGGGGAGCCCCACTCAATGTACAGCAGAACCTCTCCTCACCTATGCTGGTGAAGAGCGGCTGCTGTGCCCATgctgtgtacacacacacactgcacaCCTCTTGTTCAACCTGTACCATGGCCAGTGTGAGTTTCCAGCTCTCCGCGGGTTTTTTCTTGCAGTCAGAAAAACCTTTTATGTGTGTCTTTTGTCTCAATTTCCTTTCTGGGGCTTTGTGGAGGGGGGTAATTGCAGCAACAACCATCAGTCAAACATAAAGCAATCCACTTTGGGAGGACAGAAGATGATGTCTGCAAGGGACCCTTGCACCAAGAGGCAGCAACAGGTCTGTGgtgcaaaagtaagatacaccAGAGGTTAAAAGCAAatggtagttctagagagccaGCACAGATGCAGCTGAACCATGTGAGTGGAAGGTAATTGAAAACTAAACTTCAGAGTCTTCTGAGCACTTGCTTTAATAACCACCCACAGGTCCTGGCAGTAGGTTAGGGACCTACGTCAGCAGCCTTTGTCTGGAAAACCCATGGGCGCGCTGCCTGCTGCTGGGACGAGCCCCATCGGCTTCTGGCACCGCCTGGGCAAGAGAGGAGTGGGGAAAGAAGACCAGAGACCCTCCaaggctttgctgctgctgggtgaGAGCTGTGCTTGCCTCTGCCTTTcgtgaatgcattttttttttccttttctgcactCTTTCCTTCCTATGGTGGGGAAATATCCACTGCGTTAGCGGGTGGGGTGCATCGCTTCCAGGGAAGGGCATTTACTGTCTTCTGAAAGTGCCTGCTGGAAGTAATAGCAAGAAGCCTGTTGGCTTTGCAAGGAGAAAGCCCTGTGTATTCTTTGACTAATTGTTtacaaaatatgaatatttaagGATGTCAGGATAATCTAAAGAATATTTAGGGATAATTATTCAACCTATTATTATAAAGTAATTGCAGCAATAGGTGAGCTGGTGAGTACCGTGCTCACGGCTGGTGAACACCTCCCTGGCAATAAGATCTACAGGGAGCAGGGTTCAAAGAGCAGAGTACGGCCAAGTGGTCTCGGCTCTTGGTCTCTATTTGCTGTCTCTGCAAGATgtgggattttcttttcctctttcttttttcagggCTTGAAAATGCCTCCTTGCTCATGGAAAGTGAGATCACAGGGAAGTCATCAGTGGGAGTGTGAATGAAGATTTCACAATCTGGTCCCACACAAGGAGAGCAAACCGGCTGCTTGCTGCCCTGGGGCTGAATCGGCGTATCTGAGCAGGGAGAGATAAGGCAGTTCTAGAAGTGCTGAATTTCTGATTATACAACACGGAGTCTCTCCAGGAGAGGCACCTTCAGCATGGCCCATGAAAGCCAAGCTGGTAGGACTGAGAAAAATGGGTCATTTTCCTCCATCCTTTATTGTAAGAGTGATTTAAAGGAAGGCTCCCTGCAGTGGGCAAAAGGTAAGTGAGCAACTTGGTCATAAGGAGAAAGGCAGCACTAAGTACAGAGCCCTTAAAATAACCGGAGACAGATTTTTCAAAGATGCTCGTTAACAGCCTCTTTTGCAAAAGCAACTAAACATTAGACATGTTTCAATATTTCAGGGAGGGGATGGGCACAATTTGACTTTTCTGGAGAGCCTGATATACAGGGGTGAATGGGCATCAACCTATTGAAAATCAAGACCCTGGAAGTCTTCTCTCAGCCTTCAAAAGAGATGCAACATTTGGGAACCTTGAGCTGTGCTTTCCACGTGACCTCTTTTCCCAGTAACAATTTGTTCCATCTCTGCAGCGCTGCCTGAGGTGCTGTGCAGAGACCAAAAGCAGCGCTATGGATGTCTCTTCACCAAGACCACCATGCATCCTTCAGCAGGTCACCCTTTTTGCTTGCTCAGTTCGTGGCACCTCCTTAGCACTCAGTTTCTGAGGGGGCAAAGCAGCTCTTGTCATTCCAGCAGAGCTCAAGGAGCTGAGCCCCTCTGTACACATCAGTTGGCTGAGCTTGGTGCCCAACTTGCTAAACTTTTTGCCAAGCAACTTGGCCAAAGCCATGGAGAACAGGACAGGTGAGCGCTAGGCTGAGgccatttgtttttattctcaTGTTATGCTCCCTCCCTCCACTGCTCTGTGTCAGGAGAAGATAAACCTCAGCAAACAAACAGGATCTCGATATCCTGGAGATTTCAAATCCTCCTACTCCTTCCTTTTTGAGTCAATGCAGCCATGCCCTATTGTAATACAATTGCCTTCTTTCGTGTGGCATCTCCTGTTCCTGAGCAGTGAAGAGATGATGAGGAGGACATAGGTGGGAGAGCAGCGAAAGGTGAGTGCAGGCTGTATTTCAGGCAGCACAGCACTCTGGGAGAGAACTGAGCAGGCAGtgtcagcaggagcagcccctaAATCTGCAAAGGGGAAAGCCAGCTTGGTGAAACTTCTCAGTGAAACGGGATCTCATCTGAGCTCACCAGTTCCTTAGACCTGAGCTCTTCCTCTTGATGTAGCACAGCTTGTGTAAACTCTAGAGGAATGCCAGATGGGATCACAGCTCTCCTGTACCACACGGAGGCTGCTCTGCCTCAGCTCTGAGCAGCAGGCTCCTCAAATCTAGGGCAGGTTGTCCTCACACTTTTTGGACTCCTGACTGCAACTGGGGTTTCTAGATTACATCTCTGATCCTAGCCCTAGCTGAAACTGGGAAGCTTGAGAACCTTGAGTAGTACTTGAGAACCTTGAGTACTGCccaggagcactgggagtgtgaAGCCCGAGATGCTGGAGGACCTATGGAGCTCATGCTCCAGGGCAGCCCTGCCACATCCCAGACAACACGATTATTGGAAAGCACCTTGATTTGACTGCTCAAGGTTTTTCTTGTAGTGGGTGGGGTGATTAGGTGATAGGTGATTAGGTGATCCCTCCAACAGGCAGATAGCCTTAGGAACACTGAGTAGATTGAGCCCATTGTCCTTTCAGTTAGGGATCAGTGAGGCAAGACATTATCTTGCCGAAGATCAGGGCATGATGTTATTTCTGGCTGCTCCCTCCTGGAATGTGATTGGGTTCTTCTCCCTTTTTGTAGGTGGTTTCCTTTCAGGGAACATCAGGCTTCTGTGCTGCTTCCAAAGCTCTTTCTCATGTTCTTAGGAATGTCCAAGGGAGGATTCTGTGTCCATTAGAACACATCAGAGTGGTCTGTGTTCCTCAGCTTTCCCTTTCCCACATCCTCTTTAGCTGCTGGGAGAAAAACTCATGCCTGGGCAGTGCTCATAACTCCTTTGGGCTCTTGCAGAACCCGTCAATGGCCAGGTGCTCATGGTCCTCAGCATGGACAACAACTGCTCGGCAACCTCCTTTGACATGGAGCTTTGCGCAGAGAAACTGAAGTCCTTTGGGGTTCAGGTAAGCTCTCCATGCATAATCTCCACTGGGAACCCTGTAGGAGTGAATGCAAACTGGGTTAGCATGATTTGCATTCACATGTGGCTTGTTTCAGTTCAACTTCAGCCTGTTTCCCATGGACTGCAAGTCACCAGTAATGATCTTGGCTTAAACCTCCACGAAGAAACCCATCCAACAGAAGTTCGAGTGAACTGCTTGAAAGTCACTGTGATGGCACGGAGTGTCGCTGGGACAATCTGCCTCATCTTGACCTTTGTCataaaaaggcgattttttctctctccctgcacTTTCCAGGGAGATGTTCCTCACAGTAAATGAGGCAAGCACACAAGTTTTTGGTCGGTGACATCTGTATGGATGAGATTGGAGGTGCACTCTGTGTGAGGGTGCTCTGGGACACAGCTTTCAATTGCAGTGCCAGCGTGACCCCGCAACTGCCCAAACTGGTTCTGATGGAGCCAGGAGCCTGAAACTGGAGATTGGCTTCAGTCTGGTGTTTTCTCCCTGAGCAGGTGGCAGCTGATCAGTGGATAAGGTTAATCCAGGATGCTGTCCTGAAGCCTGAAGTGAGGCAGTACATGTTCTACAACTCCAGAGTGTTCCAGATAGTCATCGCTGTGGTAAGGATGGTGGGGTTATCTTGCATGCTTGCCATAGACATGCGCTTGCTGAGATGCATCAAGATCTACACCTGAGGTTCCTGTGCTGAGGGAGGGAAAAGTGGGCTATGAGATACTGGTGGAGAAGAAGATACTAGTTTTCACACATCCTAGTGAACTCTCTTGGAAATGCCAGTTCATGGAATTTCTGTAGATGAGAGGGCAAGACATCTTCTCCAACTCCTTGCTGGAAGTCTCATCAAAGTGGACTGTCTATGGCTGAATCATCAGCATATGCTGAGGCAGAGGTACATACAacagactttttaaaagttGATTTAAAGTGTTTGTACATATTCTGGTCCTGATGCTAATTTAGACCAATGGAGCAATCAACTTTGGTCACTGAGGTGATTGTCTAGTCTTGTTTGTCATCATCTGGTGAGAGGAGATCCTCCAGAGACCCCAACCACTAGCATCTTCTGATACTTTACAGTGTGCTGAGGGTGGGATAAAAATGGACTCCTTCATTTTagttgcatttatttctttggatAGCCATTATGCAtatcttctcctcctttcactGGTAGGAATTGGTGTTCAGTGTTTTGAGGATTTTGGTGCTTCTCTGGAGTAAATGTGTTATATTATTGCAAGTTGATGCTGTGACATGCTGAGATGTACCTGCCATACTTATTTGTAGGCAATCTCCTGCCCACATGCATGCTGCGTGAAATAAAGGGCAAATGACTTcagttttttctggttttatgcaGAGGCAAATTTTGTCAGTCCTTAACACAGTCCTTGAGCCCAGTGTCATTGTCCATTTCAATGTTCCTGTAACTGAATAGTCTCTGCACCACCTTGAGTGCTTTGACATAGGAGCTTTCTAAATACAGGCACTATTAGAATTATTCTCAATATGCCTCAGTGAGTGCATTTCTTATCTAAATGGAAGAACTGGTTGAAATCTTTCTAGGTATGAATCATCATTAATAATTCACTCTCTATCTTTGATGACCAGTAATTTTTTATAATAAACTATGGCTCACTCAGTCCTTCTAgtcctttctttcccctgtttaTTATTGGAAAGAAATTCTGTCCTTCCTCACCCTCTGAAAATCTCATGTAACTTCATCTACAGTAAGATATTACCCTAGAAGAAGGGACTGagagttttcttcttcctggcttttcTCACTTTCATGGGTTTGTGAGCATCATCAGCCTCTCCATGTTTTTATAGGTGTTCTACCTGTCTCTCTGGACAAACATTTACTCCACAGTCCAGCTGTGGTCCTTTGGGCGCTACTGGGAGGTCAGCGTGCTGGTGACCCTGGTGGCTGTGGCAGTCACTGTAATTGTGATACTGGTTATCGACCGTCACCAGAGGAAGGTAAGAGGAGGACTCCCTCCCACCGAAGTGCCAGGACGCAGGTCGTCTCCCAGATGGAGAACATAATTATCTGGGAaggaagtgacaggggacaggacaagagggaatggcctcaagctctgccaggggaggttcaggctggacgttaggaaaaatttttcatggaaagggtcattgggcactggaacaggctgcccagggaggtagttgagtcaccttccctggaggggtttaagggacgggtggacgaggtgctgagggacatggtttagtgtttgataggaatggttggactcgatgatccggtgggtctcttccaacctggttattctatgattctatgattctatgaaggaatATTCTATAGCAGGCTCGGGGATCAGGTTCAGGCAAGGGATGTTTTGCAGCCAACTTAGATGTCGTCATGCCTAAAAAGTAGGtgctggagcccagcaggctgctCAAAGTGCCTGCTGTCACTGAAGCACAGTTTGCACTCCCACGGCTGGTAGGAAGCCACAGGGGCTTGTCAGCAGGGCCAGCTCCTGGCCTGCTTCTGACAACGGTCCTTGCAGTCTCAGCAGCCTATTGTCATTGACAGAATCATTTACTTGTGTCACTGCAGTGCTCTGGCGTCACGGTCCTGGCCCCAACGCACCTGCCTGGTACCAGCTCGAGAACAAAAAGGCAGCTCCTAACCCATAGAAGTTGCGATAAAATTATAAAACCAGGGTAATCTGGGCAGTAAAAGGAAGCAGGGAGATGATTTTTGCGTGAGAGGCAACCAGCCTGCAACAACCTGCCTGCTTGCCTGTTGTCAACTTTGTAGGAATCACAGGAGTATGGGGATTTCTATGGGGTGATCTGCAGGGTAATATTGGAAAGGCTTGATGCAAACTCCAGAGGGGTCTCTGCACTGATTTCTGGAGCAAGCCTCTAATGACAACCAAGCAATGCTTCTTCCAGGGTGCACAGAGTTTCAGGAAATGAGTCCTTTGCTTGGGGACAGCTGGGGACTGGACAATACCAGCAGTCAATTCCACTACAGACATCTtgtctgtaagaaaaataatcccTAGCGATAATTCTGTCTGCACAGAGATCTGCTAGGGGTGGCTAGGCCAGTTGATGACTGGTGACAATCCTGCTCTGACTGCAGACTGCTCTTGTCActgctttcctttcagagaCGCAGTATTTGGGGTCACCCAGCTGCAGTTTGTAGCCGTAGGCTGGCTCAACTTTTGCAGTAGCTTAATTTTTCCTGCATTCCTTAACAGATAAATATGAATACAGATGTGAGACTGGCGGCTGTCAATGAAATCTTCATCAAACACAGTTTAATTCTGGGGATTACATATGTCCTGGATGGGCCACACAACATACCACAAGTATCCTTT
Coding sequences within it:
- the TMEM268 gene encoding transmembrane protein 268 isoform X1, producing MAHESQAGRTEKNGSFSSILYCKSDLKEGSLQWAKEPVNGQVLMVLSMDNNCSATSFDMELCAEKLKSFGVQVAADQWIRLIQDAVLKPEVRQYMFYNSRVFQIVIAVVFYLSLWTNIYSTVQLWSFGRYWEVSVLVTLVAVAVTVIVILVIDRHQRKINMNTDVRLAAVNEIFIKHSLILGITYVLDGPHNIPQLWFVLFKPERCLQSLSARITDLQRTQKSGLRHSLDQICVVMEEAVQSHPGTEEDEASHEESPLLSNSKKEPVTCNKLLHLVPEGPPEVMAQQLLVIFSGCYVRLLVTGCLPRAVPGGHLEHSSVPCLCQFIKTTLLNTHQSWFMGR
- the TMEM268 gene encoding transmembrane protein 268 isoform X2, translated to MENRTEPVNGQVLMVLSMDNNCSATSFDMELCAEKLKSFGVQVAADQWIRLIQDAVLKPEVRQYMFYNSRVFQIVIAVVFYLSLWTNIYSTVQLWSFGRYWEVSVLVTLVAVAVTVIVILVIDRHQRKINMNTDVRLAAVNEIFIKHSLILGITYVLDGPHNIPQLWFVLFKPERCLQSLSARITDLQRTQKSGLRHSLDQICVVMEEAVQSHPGTEEDEASHEESPLLSNSKKEPVTCNKLLHLVPEGPPEVMAQQLLVIFSGCYVRLLVTGCLPRAVPGGHLEHSSVPCLCQFIKTTLLNTHQSWFMGR